One segment of Natronosalvus halobius DNA contains the following:
- a CDS encoding transcription initiation factor IIB gives MTDTTIRTYSGETQREQEPRASEDEQCPECGGRLISDSEHAETVCSECGLVVEEDEIDRGPEWRAFDSAEKDKKSRVGAPTTKMMHDQGLSTNIGWQDKDAYGRSLSSRQRQKMQRLRTWNERFRTRDSKERNLKQALGEIDRMASALGLPENVRETASVIYRRALDEDLLPGRSIEGVATSSLYAAARQAGTPRSLDEIAAVSRVDRMELTRTYRYIVRQLNLEIKPADPESYVPRFISDLDLSDETERRARDLLESARKQGVHSGKSPVGLAAASVYAAALLTNEKVTQNDVSEVASISEVTIRNRYKELLEASDTMTV, from the coding sequence ATGACAGATACGACAATTCGAACCTACAGTGGCGAGACACAGCGGGAACAAGAACCGCGAGCCAGCGAGGACGAGCAGTGCCCCGAGTGCGGCGGCCGACTAATCTCGGACAGCGAACACGCCGAGACGGTGTGTTCGGAGTGTGGCCTGGTCGTCGAGGAAGACGAGATCGATCGCGGGCCAGAGTGGCGCGCGTTCGACTCCGCCGAGAAGGACAAGAAGTCCCGCGTCGGCGCGCCGACGACCAAGATGATGCACGACCAGGGCCTGTCCACTAACATCGGCTGGCAGGACAAAGACGCCTACGGGCGCTCGCTCTCGAGCCGTCAGCGTCAGAAGATGCAGCGCCTGCGTACCTGGAACGAGCGCTTTCGCACCCGCGACAGCAAGGAGCGCAACCTCAAGCAAGCCCTCGGCGAGATCGACCGCATGGCCAGCGCGCTCGGTCTCCCGGAGAACGTCCGTGAGACCGCCAGCGTGATCTACCGGCGAGCGCTCGACGAGGACCTACTCCCAGGACGCTCGATCGAGGGTGTCGCCACCTCGTCGCTGTACGCCGCCGCGCGACAGGCCGGGACGCCGCGCAGCCTCGACGAGATCGCCGCCGTCAGCCGCGTCGACCGGATGGAGCTGACCCGGACCTACCGATACATCGTCCGCCAGCTCAACCTCGAGATCAAGCCGGCCGACCCCGAGAGCTACGTCCCGCGGTTCATCAGCGACCTGGACCTCTCGGACGAGACCGAGCGCCGGGCGCGCGACCTGCTCGAATCGGCTCGCAAGCAGGGCGTCCACAGCGGCAAGTCGCCGGTCGGCCTCGCGGCCGCGTCGGTCTACGCCGCGGCCTTGCTGACCAACGAGAAGGTCACCCAGAACGACGTCAGCGA